The proteins below come from a single Takifugu flavidus isolate HTHZ2018 chromosome 6, ASM371156v2, whole genome shotgun sequence genomic window:
- the rab11fip4b gene encoding rab11 family-interacting protein 4B isoform X2, producing the protein MCTRSHPDPVPECQLLSVEVEDLEREVSDEGRERESDRDSAVGSTQGSDTSDSLIRPGDKDDALGDLFFPVEKCPQTSISVTSDLSTRSSASLNEEQFEDYGEGEEPDYIPSSPCPDDETRTNGYSDLGSSVPSSAGQTPRKVRQQNMEELMDVYCSQCSKKVNLLNDLEARLKNLKANSPNRKISSTAFGRQLLHSSNLSSSNGSTEDLFRDSIDSCDIDINEKVSSLEKKVAELENEILLNGDLKSKLKQENTQLVHRVHELEEQLKDQETRGEQNLLEELRRHREAFSKMERDKNTQIDLLTNRVKQLEEENGDFANNMYRLKSQTEKLDEEKQRMTDKLEDTSLRLKDEMDLYRKMMDKLRQNRQQFQKEKEEMQELIEDLRRELEHLHMFKLETERPGRGRSSSSGLSDFSSRTREVELEHEVKRLKQENQKLREQNDELNGQILSLSLFEAKNLFATQTKAQSLATEIDNASKDQLMEALKEQEEINLRLRQYMDKIILSILDHNPSILEIKK; encoded by the exons ATGTGCACGCGGTCCCatcctgaccctgtccctgagTGTCAGCTGTTATCGGTAGAGGTGGAGGATTTAGAACGGGAGGTGTCAGACGAGGGCAGGGAAAGAGAATCGGACCGAGACAGCGCGGTGGGAAGCACCCAAGGGTCAGACACCTCCGACAGCCTGATCAGACCAGGAGACAAGGACGACGCACTCGGGGATCTATTTTTTCCCGTGGAGAA GTGTCCTCAGACCAGCATctcggtgacctctgacctatcGACACGTTCCTCAGCTTCTCTGAACGAGGAGCAATTTGAGGACTACGGAGAAGGCGAGGAACCGGACTACATTCCCAGCAGCCCTTGCCCCGACGACGAGACTCGTACCAACGGTTATTCAGACCTCGGCTCCTCTGTTCCCTCAAG TGCGGGCCAGACCCCTCGAAAGGTGCGCCAGCAAAACATGGAGGAACTCATGGATGTTTACTGTTCTCAGTGCAGCAAAAAGGTCAACCTGCTAAATGACCTGGAGGCGCGACTCAAAAACCTGAAGGCTAACAG ccctaacaggaaaatctccagcactgcGTTTGGAAG GCAGCTGCTTCACAGCAgcaacctgagcagcagcaacgGCAGCACCGAGGACCTTTTCAGAGACAGCATCGACTCCTGCGACATCGACATCAATGAGAAG GTGTCCTCTCTGGAGAAGAAAGTAGCAGAACTGGAGAATGAGATTCTGCTGAATGGGGACCTCAAGTCCAAGCTAAAACAGGAGAACACGCAGCTCGTGCACAG GGTCcacgagctggaggagcagctgaaggaccAGGAGACGCGAGGGGAGCAAAATCTGCTGGAGGAGTTACGACGACATCGAGAGGCCTTCAGTAAGATGGAGAGAGACAAGAACACGCAGATTGACCTGTTGACCAACCG GgtgaaacagctggaggaggagaacggcGACTTTGCCAACAACATGTACCGGCTCAAATCTCAGACAGAGAAACTGGACGAG gaaaaacaaaggatgACGGACAAGCTGGAGGACACAAGTCTGCGTCTGAAGGATGAGATGGACCTCTACAGGAAAATGATGGACAAACTGAGACAGAACAGGCAGCAGTTccagaaggaaaaggaggaaatgcaggag TTGATAGAAGACCTGCGTCGAGAGCTGGAGCATTTGCACATGTTTAAGTTGGAGACGGAGAGGCCCGGACGCGGTCGGAGCTCTTCCTCAGGACTGTCCGActtcagcagcaggaccagggaggtggagctggagcatgAAGTCAAGAGGCTCAAACAG gaGAATCAGAAGCTGAGGGAGCAGAACGATGAGCTCAACGGTCAGatcctgagcctcagtctgttTGAGGCCAAAAATCTATTTGCGACGCAGACCAAGGCTCAGTCGTTAGCTACGGAGATAGACAACGCCTCCAAAGACCAG TTAATGGAAGCCctgaaggagcaggaagaaaTCAACCTGCGTCTACGACAATACATGGACAAAATCATCCTGTCCATTCTGGACCACAATCCCTCCATACTGGAGATCAAGAAGTAG
- the rab11fip4b gene encoding rab11 family-interacting protein 4B isoform X1 produces the protein MTSAADGWAGEQRGTSDHGLPSLINRGGEGEAVYPVIMCTRSHPDPVPECQLLSVEVEDLEREVSDEGRERESDRDSAVGSTQGSDTSDSLIRPGDKDDALGDLFFPVEKCPQTSISVTSDLSTRSSASLNEEQFEDYGEGEEPDYIPSSPCPDDETRTNGYSDLGSSVPSSAGQTPRKVRQQNMEELMDVYCSQCSKKVNLLNDLEARLKNLKANSPNRKISSTAFGRQLLHSSNLSSSNGSTEDLFRDSIDSCDIDINEKVSSLEKKVAELENEILLNGDLKSKLKQENTQLVHRVHELEEQLKDQETRGEQNLLEELRRHREAFSKMERDKNTQIDLLTNRVKQLEEENGDFANNMYRLKSQTEKLDEEKQRMTDKLEDTSLRLKDEMDLYRKMMDKLRQNRQQFQKEKEEMQELIEDLRRELEHLHMFKLETERPGRGRSSSSGLSDFSSRTREVELEHEVKRLKQENQKLREQNDELNGQILSLSLFEAKNLFATQTKAQSLATEIDNASKDQLMEALKEQEEINLRLRQYMDKIILSILDHNPSILEIKK, from the exons GGTGGCGAGGGGGAGGCGGTTTACCCGGTCATCATGTGCACGCGGTCCCatcctgaccctgtccctgagTGTCAGCTGTTATCGGTAGAGGTGGAGGATTTAGAACGGGAGGTGTCAGACGAGGGCAGGGAAAGAGAATCGGACCGAGACAGCGCGGTGGGAAGCACCCAAGGGTCAGACACCTCCGACAGCCTGATCAGACCAGGAGACAAGGACGACGCACTCGGGGATCTATTTTTTCCCGTGGAGAA GTGTCCTCAGACCAGCATctcggtgacctctgacctatcGACACGTTCCTCAGCTTCTCTGAACGAGGAGCAATTTGAGGACTACGGAGAAGGCGAGGAACCGGACTACATTCCCAGCAGCCCTTGCCCCGACGACGAGACTCGTACCAACGGTTATTCAGACCTCGGCTCCTCTGTTCCCTCAAG TGCGGGCCAGACCCCTCGAAAGGTGCGCCAGCAAAACATGGAGGAACTCATGGATGTTTACTGTTCTCAGTGCAGCAAAAAGGTCAACCTGCTAAATGACCTGGAGGCGCGACTCAAAAACCTGAAGGCTAACAG ccctaacaggaaaatctccagcactgcGTTTGGAAG GCAGCTGCTTCACAGCAgcaacctgagcagcagcaacgGCAGCACCGAGGACCTTTTCAGAGACAGCATCGACTCCTGCGACATCGACATCAATGAGAAG GTGTCCTCTCTGGAGAAGAAAGTAGCAGAACTGGAGAATGAGATTCTGCTGAATGGGGACCTCAAGTCCAAGCTAAAACAGGAGAACACGCAGCTCGTGCACAG GGTCcacgagctggaggagcagctgaaggaccAGGAGACGCGAGGGGAGCAAAATCTGCTGGAGGAGTTACGACGACATCGAGAGGCCTTCAGTAAGATGGAGAGAGACAAGAACACGCAGATTGACCTGTTGACCAACCG GgtgaaacagctggaggaggagaacggcGACTTTGCCAACAACATGTACCGGCTCAAATCTCAGACAGAGAAACTGGACGAG gaaaaacaaaggatgACGGACAAGCTGGAGGACACAAGTCTGCGTCTGAAGGATGAGATGGACCTCTACAGGAAAATGATGGACAAACTGAGACAGAACAGGCAGCAGTTccagaaggaaaaggaggaaatgcaggag TTGATAGAAGACCTGCGTCGAGAGCTGGAGCATTTGCACATGTTTAAGTTGGAGACGGAGAGGCCCGGACGCGGTCGGAGCTCTTCCTCAGGACTGTCCGActtcagcagcaggaccagggaggtggagctggagcatgAAGTCAAGAGGCTCAAACAG gaGAATCAGAAGCTGAGGGAGCAGAACGATGAGCTCAACGGTCAGatcctgagcctcagtctgttTGAGGCCAAAAATCTATTTGCGACGCAGACCAAGGCTCAGTCGTTAGCTACGGAGATAGACAACGCCTCCAAAGACCAG TTAATGGAAGCCctgaaggagcaggaagaaaTCAACCTGCGTCTACGACAATACATGGACAAAATCATCCTGTCCATTCTGGACCACAATCCCTCCATACTGGAGATCAAGAAGTAG
- the LOC130527230 gene encoding uncharacterized protein LOC130527230 isoform X2 encodes MATFPIGELVPLVAPPAGEAVVALAVAASGSGTGEMMSNGHIRTAVNPCIWRKKRFKQNNSSPGNPARGGKVAAASRPNATSLKIFRAQKSSASAASRSSAHASVGTAVKPWARRKKKLKQNNRCPPQAEDWDLEISVTANGLDDVTGVALQESTLNGLVTGGYIPAVHHVPPVNWVRESFPTEPDQFADAEDPAGMPPQVEDWDREIQDVATKLYSVTADGLKDSVASQDLTHLLTGGYIPAVHHVQTIKWVRESFPIEPDQFTDADE; translated from the exons ATGGCGACTTTTCCTATAGGGGAGTTGGTACCACTGGTGGCGCCCCCTGCCGGCGAGGCGGTTGTTGCGCTCGCTGTCGCTGCGTCGGGCAGCGGGACAG GTGAAATGATGTCAAATGGCCACATCAGGACTGCAGTTAATCCTTGTatttggagaaagaaaaggttcaaacaaaacaacag TTCTCCTGGGAATCCAGCTCGGGGGGGCAAGGTTGCGGCAGCATCGAGACCTAACGCGACCTCCCTGAAGATATTCAGGGCCCAGAAGAGCTCAGCTTCAGCTGCGTCTCGTTCCTCGGCGCATGCCAGCGTCGGTACTGCAGTGAAGCCATGGGCGAGGAGAAAGAAGAAGTTGAAACAGAACAACA GATGTCCACCACAAGCGGAAGATTGGGACCTTGAGATCTCAGTTACTGCCAACG GTCTCGATGACGTAACCGGCGTGGCTTTGCAGGAATCGACACTTAACGGACTGGTTACAGGCGGTTACATACCAGCCGTCCACCACGTGCCGCCTGTTAACTGGGTTCGTGAGAGCTTTCCCACTGAACCAGACCAGTTTGCAGATGCTGAAGA TCCTGCTGGGATGCCACCACAAGTGGAAGATTGGGACCGCGAGATCCAGGACGTGGCAACAAAACTTTACTCGGTTACTGCAGAtg GGCTGAAAGACAGTGTGGCCTCGCAGGACTTGACACATCTGCTCACAGGCGGTTACATACCAGCCGTTCACCACGTACAGACCATTAAATGGGTTCGGGAGAGCTTTCCCATTGAACCAGACCAGTTTACAGATGCGGATGAGTAA
- the LOC130527230 gene encoding uncharacterized protein LOC130527230 isoform X1, producing the protein MATFPIGELVPLVAPPAGEAVVALAVAASGSGTGEMMSNGHIRTAVNPCIWRKKRFKQNNSSPGNPARGGKVAAASRPNATSLKIFRAQKSSASAASRSSAHASVGTAVKPWARRKKKLKQNNRPLNVFCPGCPPQAEDWDLEISVTANGLDDVTGVALQESTLNGLVTGGYIPAVHHVPPVNWVRESFPTEPDQFADAEDPAGMPPQVEDWDREIQDVATKLYSVTADGLKDSVASQDLTHLLTGGYIPAVHHVQTIKWVRESFPIEPDQFTDADE; encoded by the exons ATGGCGACTTTTCCTATAGGGGAGTTGGTACCACTGGTGGCGCCCCCTGCCGGCGAGGCGGTTGTTGCGCTCGCTGTCGCTGCGTCGGGCAGCGGGACAG GTGAAATGATGTCAAATGGCCACATCAGGACTGCAGTTAATCCTTGTatttggagaaagaaaaggttcaaacaaaacaacag TTCTCCTGGGAATCCAGCTCGGGGGGGCAAGGTTGCGGCAGCATCGAGACCTAACGCGACCTCCCTGAAGATATTCAGGGCCCAGAAGAGCTCAGCTTCAGCTGCGTCTCGTTCCTCGGCGCATGCCAGCGTCGGTACTGCAGTGAAGCCATGGGCGAGGAGAAAGAAGAAGTTGAAACAGAACAACAG ACCCCTAAACGTCTTCTGTCCTGGATGTCCACCACAAGCGGAAGATTGGGACCTTGAGATCTCAGTTACTGCCAACG GTCTCGATGACGTAACCGGCGTGGCTTTGCAGGAATCGACACTTAACGGACTGGTTACAGGCGGTTACATACCAGCCGTCCACCACGTGCCGCCTGTTAACTGGGTTCGTGAGAGCTTTCCCACTGAACCAGACCAGTTTGCAGATGCTGAAGA TCCTGCTGGGATGCCACCACAAGTGGAAGATTGGGACCGCGAGATCCAGGACGTGGCAACAAAACTTTACTCGGTTACTGCAGAtg GGCTGAAAGACAGTGTGGCCTCGCAGGACTTGACACATCTGCTCACAGGCGGTTACATACCAGCCGTTCACCACGTACAGACCATTAAATGGGTTCGGGAGAGCTTTCCCATTGAACCAGACCAGTTTACAGATGCGGATGAGTAA